CGCGGAGAAACTTCGCTGAACAGGACTTCGTCCTTGCATACGAAAAGTTCCACGCCAAAGATTCCGCGACCGCCGAGGGCGTCGGTAACCTTTTTCGCAATCACCTTGGCCTGTTCCAACAGTTCCGGCTTCATCGGCTGCGGCTGCCAAGATTCCTGATAGTCCCCGCCCACCTGATGGTGGCCGATAGGTTCCAAGAAACTCGTGCCCGCTACATGGCGCACCGTGAGCAAAGTAATTTCGTAATCAAACGGTACGAAGCCTTCCACAATCACGCGGCTGGCGTGGCCCGTGCGGCCTTCGTGCTGGGAAATATCCCAGGACTTCTGGATGTCGGCTTCGGTCTTGATGACGCTCTGGCCGTGACCCGAGGAACTCATGACCGGCTTGATCACGCACGGGATGCCGATTTCAGCGACAGCCTTCTTGAAGTCCTCAAAATTGTCGGCGAAGCGGTACGGGCTCGTCTTGATGCCGAGTTCTTCGGCGGCGAGTCGACGAATACCTTCGCGGTTCATCGTGAGCTTGGTGGCCTTCGCGGTCGGAATGACGTTGTAGCCTTCCTTCTCGAGTTCCACGAGCGTGTCGGTCGCAATGGCTTCGACTTCGGGAAC
The window above is part of the Fibrobacter sp. UWH4 genome. Proteins encoded here:
- the purT gene encoding formate-dependent phosphoribosylglycinamide formyltransferase, whose translation is MAEIGTPLSSSATKVLFCGAGELGKEVIIEMMRLGVEVIAVDRYANAPGMQVAHRSHVINMLDGAELRRVIELEKPDYIVPEVEAIATDTLVELEKEGYNVIPTAKATKLTMNREGIRRLAAEELGIKTSPYRFADNFEDFKKAVAEIGIPCVIKPVMSSSGHGQSVIKTEADIQKSWDISQHEGRTGHASRVIVEGFVPFDYEITLLTVRHVAGTSFLEPIGHHQVGGDYQESWQPQPMKPELLEQAKVIAKKVTDALGGRGIFGVELFVCKDEVLFSEVSPRPHDTGMVTLISQDLSEFALHARAILGLPIPNIAFHGPSASKAIVVDGNSDHVKFGGLEEVLAEPDTALRLFGKPELKGHRRLGVLLARRDTVEEAKAQVMAMREKVKVSL